One window of Paenibacillus sp. FSL K6-3182 genomic DNA carries:
- a CDS encoding amidoligase family protein: MMAMWPKIVDWKELRFGVEIEFVGGNPESLELLPGWVISLDERQIDAQGMESGSELKPPPILWEDREQIQIMLSRLREQGATANWSCGLHVHIGLEPWGEDAVLPLIDAALEYQQTIQALLNTSEHRLLFCPPVTPDMRESYIANPSDEAVLHEGRPQSHRCGINTAAWFDIGTVEIRYANGSVNDEEILRTIELCLRFVAAKGAGRKLSTDPLKMALELEAPIDGYPSDLPPPQWYQERCWLEEALIPILTPLAAELVPGGEIHHIVPVQDGIMVAIEKSGEHLFKFVLKPSAQSWTVVRQVES; encoded by the coding sequence ATGATGGCAATGTGGCCAAAAATCGTTGATTGGAAAGAGCTGCGTTTTGGCGTGGAAATTGAGTTTGTAGGCGGAAATCCAGAAAGCTTGGAGCTGCTGCCTGGTTGGGTTATTTCTTTGGATGAGCGGCAAATTGATGCACAAGGTATGGAATCAGGCAGTGAGCTAAAGCCGCCTCCGATCTTGTGGGAAGACCGTGAGCAAATTCAGATCATGTTAAGCAGGCTGAGGGAACAAGGAGCAACAGCTAATTGGAGCTGCGGACTCCATGTTCATATTGGTCTCGAACCGTGGGGAGAAGATGCTGTCCTCCCGCTTATAGACGCCGCACTGGAATATCAACAAACGATCCAAGCGTTATTGAATACGAGCGAGCACCGACTGCTGTTCTGCCCGCCCGTTACTCCGGACATGCGTGAGAGCTATATTGCAAATCCAAGCGATGAAGCCGTTCTCCATGAAGGACGTCCGCAATCTCATCGTTGTGGAATAAACACAGCGGCTTGGTTTGATATAGGCACGGTGGAAATTCGTTATGCAAATGGCTCAGTGAATGATGAAGAAATTCTCCGTACCATTGAGCTGTGCTTGCGATTCGTAGCAGCGAAAGGTGCCGGCCGTAAGCTTTCAACCGATCCCCTAAAAATGGCTCTTGAGCTTGAAGCACCTATTGATGGTTATCCTTCTGATTTACCACCGCCACAATGGTATCAAGAAAGGTGCTGGCTGGAGGAAGCTCTCATTCCCATCTTGACGCCGCTGGCGGCAGAACTTGTACCGGGTGGAGAAATTCATCATATCGTACCTGTTCAAGATGGTATTATGGTTGCTATTGAGAAATCTGGAGAACACCTATTTAAATTTGTGCTAAAGCCTTCTGCCCAGAGCTGGACAGTTGTACGTCAAGTTGAATCATAA
- a CDS encoding DUF2809 domain-containing protein: protein MKPRIRYAIAVVITMVLGYSSRSFADSLPGFVAEHFGDALWACMIYYGFRTIGVHKNLFWAAGASLIFCFGIEFSQLYQVDWINEIRRTFIGALVLGSGFLTVDLIRYSIGIMFAIIVDRYFILKK, encoded by the coding sequence ATGAAACCGAGAATACGATACGCGATTGCGGTTGTTATAACGATGGTGCTTGGCTACAGTTCAAGGAGCTTTGCAGATTCGCTGCCTGGGTTTGTTGCAGAGCATTTTGGCGATGCGCTTTGGGCATGCATGATTTATTATGGCTTCCGTACCATAGGGGTGCACAAAAACTTGTTTTGGGCTGCTGGCGCTAGCCTCATCTTTTGTTTTGGCATCGAGTTTAGTCAGCTCTACCAGGTGGATTGGATTAATGAGATTCGCAGGACGTTTATTGGAGCTTTAGTGCTCGGGAGCGGTTTTTTGACCGTGGATTTGATCAGGTACAGCATAGGCATTATGTTTGCCATAATTGTTGATCGATATTTTATTTTAAAAAAATAA
- the nadE gene encoding ammonia-dependent NAD(+) synthetase, producing MSLQQSIIQRLGVKPQIDPEQEIRKRVDFLKEYVTNSGTTGLLIAISGGIDSAVAAGLCKRATDELSAETGREYMTLGVFQPYGEQSDIADSYAVAEAFQLKHRAETNIEEAVDEIAIEVEHSFKSLGIPRHLSRGGKGNVKARTRMVMQYALAFDLNLLVVGTDHASEAITGFYTKWGDGAVDVTPLSTLNKRQVRELASHIGVPQSVLDKAPTAGLWDGQTDEGELGITYGDNSDYLEGKSISDEAREKLEKQYLKTEHKRSPIPGI from the coding sequence ATGAGCTTACAACAATCCATTATTCAAAGACTTGGCGTTAAGCCGCAAATCGATCCGGAGCAGGAAATTCGCAAACGGGTTGATTTCTTGAAGGAATACGTAACGAACTCGGGAACAACGGGTTTGCTTATTGCGATTAGCGGCGGAATTGACAGCGCAGTCGCAGCGGGTCTTTGCAAGCGGGCAACAGATGAGCTTAGCGCTGAAACAGGCCGCGAGTATATGACGCTTGGAGTATTTCAGCCTTATGGCGAGCAATCCGATATTGCGGATAGTTATGCAGTAGCGGAAGCGTTCCAGCTAAAGCACCGCGCGGAGACGAATATTGAAGAAGCTGTGGATGAAATCGCGATTGAAGTGGAGCATAGCTTTAAGTCGTTAGGCATTCCGCGTCATTTGAGTCGCGGCGGCAAAGGCAACGTGAAAGCGAGAACGCGGATGGTTATGCAATACGCGCTTGCATTCGACCTTAATCTGTTAGTCGTTGGTACAGATCATGCATCTGAAGCGATTACAGGCTTTTACACGAAATGGGGCGACGGAGCGGTTGATGTTACTCCGCTTAGTACGCTTAATAAACGGCAGGTTCGTGAGCTGGCCTCCCATATCGGCGTACCGCAAAGCGTGCTCGACAAAGCGCCAACGGCAGGCCTATGGGACGGACAAACCGACGAGGGCGAGCTAGGCATCACTTATGGTGATAACAGCGACTATCTCGAAGGCAAGTCCATTAGCGACGAGGCTCGCGAGAAGCTTGAAAAGCAATATTTGAAAACCGAGCATAAGCGCTCCCCGATTCCGGGTATTTAA
- a CDS encoding BrxA/BrxB family bacilliredoxin: MSMSFERYMLDMVQPMRDDLTRIGIQELRTPEEVEEKLPNAKGTALVVINSVCGCAAGQCRPGVADALQHDITPDHLYTVFAGQDKEATAKAREFFAPYPPSSPSIALLKDGELVHFIERHQIENRSASDIAADLTDAFDRFCR; encoded by the coding sequence ATGTCGATGTCATTCGAACGATACATGTTAGATATGGTGCAGCCTATGAGAGACGATCTTACTCGAATTGGTATTCAGGAGCTTCGCACACCTGAAGAAGTAGAAGAAAAATTGCCAAATGCAAAAGGTACGGCGCTTGTTGTTATCAATTCCGTTTGCGGATGTGCAGCAGGCCAATGTCGTCCAGGCGTGGCTGATGCGCTTCAACACGATATTACTCCTGATCATTTATACACTGTATTTGCAGGACAAGATAAAGAAGCAACAGCAAAAGCTCGTGAGTTTTTCGCTCCATATCCGCCATCTTCCCCTTCAATCGCTTTGTTGAAGGATGGAGAGCTAGTACACTTTATCGAGCGCCACCAGATCGAAAATCGTTCCGCATCGGACATTGCAGCCGATCTGACAGACGCTTTCGATCGGTTTTGCCGCTAA
- a CDS encoding DUF3905 domain-containing protein → MPDHEHKNEDEILKDDPALDPFEIEFLPQFREGRGSRTPFVNSHGIVIGDHEYESPDSPLSQWSEETDPAVMAGDEWVHPFKDVGFLTAENRDIFEEGLQPQGGIFTHPDKNAAFGLDKPKDAPV, encoded by the coding sequence ATGCCAGATCATGAGCACAAGAATGAAGATGAAATACTTAAAGATGATCCCGCATTAGATCCTTTTGAAATCGAATTTCTGCCTCAGTTTCGCGAAGGGCGAGGAAGCCGTACGCCGTTTGTGAACTCACACGGCATCGTTATAGGCGATCATGAATATGAGTCTCCGGATTCACCATTGTCGCAGTGGAGCGAGGAAACAGATCCAGCTGTGATGGCTGGCGATGAATGGGTGCATCCTTTTAAGGATGTAGGTTTTCTAACCGCTGAAAATCGGGATATTTTTGAGGAGGGCCTTCAGCCGCAAGGAGGCATATTTACTCATCCTGACAAAAATGCGGCATTTGGTTTGGACAAGCCGAAAGACGCTCCTGTTTAA
- a CDS encoding GNAT family N-acetyltransferase: MEMRKLLANEQPPMELLLLADPSIKLVEEYIKRGEVFVGVISNEIIAVLVLLPTRPETIEIVNVAVAESKQGQGFGKQMVLYAISYAKLLGYKTIEIGTGNSGVSQLALYQKCGFRMTSIDRDFFIRHYPEAIYENGIQVVDMVRLSQDL, translated from the coding sequence ATGGAAATGCGTAAGTTGTTAGCAAACGAACAACCCCCAATGGAACTGCTCTTGTTAGCAGATCCTTCGATTAAGCTCGTAGAAGAATACATAAAACGCGGGGAAGTTTTTGTAGGTGTTATAAGCAATGAAATTATTGCAGTACTTGTACTGCTGCCAACAAGGCCCGAGACGATCGAGATCGTAAATGTAGCAGTAGCGGAGTCAAAGCAAGGCCAAGGGTTTGGGAAGCAAATGGTACTTTATGCGATTTCATATGCAAAGCTTCTAGGCTACAAAACGATTGAAATTGGAACGGGCAATTCAGGGGTCAGCCAGCTTGCATTGTATCAGAAATGCGGCTTTCGAATGACGAGTATTGACCGAGACTTCTTTATTAGACATTATCCGGAAGCGATTTATGAGAACGGAATACAGGTTGTTGATATGGTTCGTTTATCTCAGGATTTATAA
- a CDS encoding ATP-binding protein — MTSVLKELLLQFIVSLLPVFAFQLWYDKDQRWKGIPIFMSLFCGGSMVLCMVTAPDLLGYEVDFRLIPYVIGSLYGGVPTLAVLTVIYIVVRVSMLEGSLEVINFIIFVIGFVPLMLYAIPSFQRTSVLGKEQKKRRGLVIMSILILYYIISVTGIMLFNGIWWSNVMIYVQLISVCASLMATWLSIFMIENVKEKQQLYDEVKRMSVNYSNEVEKLQQFIDETSFGVVIVDREGKITHFNDIAKTVLSLPSKDSEVKDLLGVSFPLIFQDGHGDVCIKLLSQALNGRKNTLVPYVSGDKMLLLSTISMRTSVNAENAGASLIVQDVTELRQLQSEVGRMERLSLVGQMAASITHEIRNPMAVIRGFVQLIQERSPKNQEEYFQIVIDELDRANMIISDFLSLAQNRELAMELTSLHDVVNELIPLLSADANLRGQSIEVSLCEDIPLIMMNDREIKQLFLNIARNGMEAMGNKGSLHISTRNNGNKIELRIADQGVGIPPEQMQHLFEPFFSTKTQGTGLGLPLCLSIAERHNGRIDVESKEGEGTAFIVTFTVPEERAS; from the coding sequence GTGACGTCTGTGTTAAAGGAATTGCTCTTACAATTCATTGTGTCCTTATTGCCTGTTTTCGCCTTTCAGCTTTGGTATGACAAAGACCAAAGATGGAAGGGAATACCTATTTTTATGAGCCTTTTTTGCGGTGGATCGATGGTGTTGTGTATGGTGACTGCTCCTGATTTATTAGGTTATGAAGTCGATTTTCGTCTCATTCCTTATGTAATAGGGTCTCTCTATGGAGGCGTGCCAACATTAGCCGTCTTAACCGTCATCTACATTGTAGTAAGAGTATCTATGCTCGAAGGCAGCTTGGAAGTCATTAACTTTATCATTTTTGTCATTGGTTTTGTCCCGCTGATGTTGTATGCGATTCCATCTTTCCAGCGTACTTCTGTTTTAGGCAAAGAACAGAAAAAACGCAGGGGCTTAGTGATCATGTCCATTTTGATCCTATACTACATTATTTCCGTTACTGGAATTATGTTATTTAATGGTATTTGGTGGTCGAATGTGATGATTTACGTGCAGTTGATCTCTGTTTGTGCATCTTTAATGGCAACTTGGCTCTCTATCTTTATGATCGAAAATGTTAAGGAGAAGCAGCAGCTCTATGATGAAGTGAAACGAATGTCGGTTAATTATAGCAATGAAGTGGAGAAGCTTCAGCAATTTATAGATGAGACTTCATTTGGGGTAGTCATTGTTGATCGAGAAGGCAAAATCACACATTTTAATGATATAGCCAAAACAGTTCTCAGCCTGCCTTCAAAGGATTCGGAAGTGAAGGACTTGCTTGGCGTCTCCTTCCCGCTTATTTTTCAGGATGGACATGGGGATGTCTGCATAAAGCTGCTTTCTCAGGCGTTAAACGGCAGGAAGAACACACTCGTTCCGTACGTTAGCGGCGATAAAATGCTGCTCTTGTCGACGATTTCGATGCGTACATCGGTTAATGCTGAAAATGCAGGCGCATCACTTATCGTTCAGGATGTAACGGAGCTTCGTCAACTTCAGAGTGAGGTTGGGCGAATGGAACGATTAAGCCTGGTAGGTCAAATGGCTGCAAGCATCACTCATGAAATACGCAATCCGATGGCGGTTATTCGCGGCTTTGTCCAATTGATTCAGGAGCGCAGTCCAAAAAATCAAGAGGAATACTTTCAGATTGTGATCGATGAGCTGGATCGTGCGAATATGATTATTAGTGATTTTCTATCGCTTGCTCAAAATAGGGAACTAGCCATGGAGCTGACTTCCCTGCATGATGTTGTTAATGAACTTATACCTCTGCTTAGTGCGGATGCGAATTTGCGAGGCCAATCTATTGAAGTGAGCCTTTGCGAAGATATACCTTTAATTATGATGAACGACAGAGAAATTAAGCAGCTATTTCTTAATATTGCCCGTAACGGAATGGAAGCTATGGGCAATAAGGGCTCATTACATATTAGTACTCGTAATAATGGAAATAAAATTGAGCTGCGGATTGCCGATCAGGGTGTCGGTATACCTCCAGAGCAAATGCAGCATTTGTTCGAGCCTTTTTTCTCGACGAAGACGCAAGGAACAGGGCTTGGCCTGCCGTTATGCCTAAGCATCGCTGAGCGCCATAATGGCCGGATTGACGTTGAGTCGAAGGAAGGTGAAGGTACAGCGTTTATCGTTACTTTCACAGTGCCGGAGGAACGCGCGAGTTGA
- a CDS encoding lysophospholipase: MLRDEWVITGAKGSQIFLREWTSETRETKAVVCLVHGMGEHGDRYGHVAAQLTAAGFVLIALDQQGHGRSSGKRGHLHSLGAAVSDAALMIEEAGKRHPGTPIFLYGHSMGGNVALNCALRLQPPIRGLILTSPWLRLAFKPHPAVEWFGRKLAAVVPKMHQSTGLNPADLFRPGYDLAAPIVEDPLCHTKITLQTYMEITAAGEWAIAHASSLQVPLLLMHGTSDRVTSFEASALVAERIGDQCYFRRWDGGYHELHNDVEGKEAVQELVFWLEEQL, translated from the coding sequence ATGCTGCGAGATGAATGGGTCATAACTGGAGCTAAGGGGTCGCAAATATTTTTGCGGGAATGGACGTCAGAAACGAGAGAGACAAAAGCTGTCGTCTGTCTCGTACACGGGATGGGGGAGCATGGCGATCGTTATGGACATGTAGCTGCTCAGCTTACTGCTGCTGGCTTTGTACTTATAGCGCTGGATCAGCAAGGCCATGGCCGCTCTTCAGGCAAACGGGGGCATCTGCATTCACTTGGCGCAGCTGTAAGCGATGCAGCGCTTATGATTGAAGAGGCTGGCAAACGGCACCCGGGAACGCCGATCTTCTTATACGGCCACAGTATGGGCGGCAATGTGGCGCTTAATTGTGCGCTGCGACTTCAGCCTCCAATTCGTGGACTCATACTGACAAGCCCTTGGCTTCGGCTAGCATTCAAACCGCATCCAGCTGTGGAGTGGTTTGGACGCAAATTGGCAGCGGTTGTCCCGAAGATGCACCAATCAACAGGCTTAAATCCTGCCGATTTATTTCGTCCTGGCTATGACCTTGCTGCGCCTATCGTGGAAGATCCGTTATGTCATACCAAAATTACTCTCCAAACGTATATGGAGATTACCGCTGCCGGCGAGTGGGCGATCGCTCATGCATCCAGTCTGCAGGTTCCACTGCTGCTTATGCATGGCACTTCTGATCGCGTAACATCCTTTGAAGCAAGCGCGCTTGTTGCTGAGCGAATCGGAGACCAATGTTATTTTAGACGCTGGGATGGCGGGTATCACGAGTTGCACAATGACGTGGAGGGGAAAGAGGCTGTTCAAGAGCTAGTTTTTTGGCTGGAAGAACAATTGTAA
- a CDS encoding NAD(P)/FAD-dependent oxidoreductase codes for MQYDAIVIGGGSAGLMAGIAASKEGAKVLLLDKGDKLGRKLGISGGGRCNVTNNKELDELIKHIPGNGRFLHSTFSNFNNKDIIAFFENLGIALKEEDNGRMFPVSDRAKTVVDTLVNQVRKQGVKIILNAPVDHIMYDNGRVTGVRTKAGETFRARSVIVASGGKSVPQTGSTGDGYAWAEKAGHTITELFPTEVPLTSNEPFIVSKELQGLSLRDVALSVWNPKGKQIIEHQGDMLFTHFGISGPIVLRCSQFVVKALKQFKTGNIEVAIDLVPDKSKDEVYKETLKLSELEPKKTIKNVLKGYLPEKMIPILLQKAGLPDSLTYDNIPKQDWIALSLLIKHFPIRVYGSLSIEDAFVTGGGIQLKEIDPKTMQSKLMSGLFFCGEILDIHGYTGGYNITAAFSTGYTAGLHAVIQ; via the coding sequence ATGCAATATGATGCAATTGTAATTGGTGGAGGCTCCGCAGGACTAATGGCGGGTATTGCTGCAAGCAAGGAAGGCGCTAAAGTGCTTCTCCTAGACAAAGGCGATAAATTAGGACGCAAACTAGGCATATCCGGCGGCGGCCGATGCAATGTAACGAATAATAAAGAACTGGATGAGCTGATCAAGCATATTCCCGGTAATGGGCGTTTTCTTCACAGTACCTTCTCCAATTTCAATAACAAGGATATTATCGCCTTTTTTGAGAACCTTGGCATTGCTTTAAAGGAAGAGGATAACGGGCGCATGTTCCCCGTATCAGATAGAGCTAAAACGGTCGTAGATACGCTTGTTAACCAGGTACGCAAACAAGGTGTCAAAATCATACTGAACGCTCCTGTCGATCATATCATGTATGACAATGGAAGGGTCACAGGCGTGCGTACAAAAGCTGGTGAAACATTCCGTGCCCGCAGTGTCATTGTAGCTTCCGGCGGCAAGTCCGTGCCCCAAACCGGCTCAACCGGCGACGGTTATGCATGGGCAGAAAAAGCCGGGCATACGATAACTGAGCTTTTTCCAACTGAGGTTCCGCTTACGTCAAATGAGCCCTTCATTGTAAGCAAGGAGCTGCAAGGGCTATCTCTGAGAGACGTTGCACTGTCGGTTTGGAACCCGAAAGGGAAGCAGATTATTGAGCATCAAGGCGATATGCTATTTACGCATTTCGGTATTTCCGGACCGATTGTGCTAAGATGCAGTCAATTTGTAGTGAAAGCTCTTAAGCAATTTAAGACGGGCAATATTGAGGTTGCGATTGACTTAGTGCCTGATAAAAGCAAAGACGAGGTCTATAAGGAAACACTGAAACTCTCCGAGCTTGAACCGAAAAAAACGATTAAAAATGTTCTTAAAGGTTATTTGCCGGAAAAAATGATACCAATCTTGCTTCAAAAGGCGGGTTTGCCGGATAGCCTTACTTATGACAATATTCCAAAACAGGACTGGATAGCCCTTTCGCTGCTGATCAAACATTTTCCGATTAGAGTGTATGGCTCTTTATCCATTGAAGATGCTTTCGTAACCGGCGGAGGCATTCAGTTAAAGGAAATCGATCCAAAGACGATGCAATCCAAGCTCATGAGCGGCTTGTTTTTTTGCGGAGAAATATTGGATATTCATGGCTACACCGGAGGCTACAACATTACTGCGGCTTTCTCCACAGGCTATACGGCAGGACTTCATGCTGTCATTCAGTAA
- a CDS encoding helix-turn-helix domain-containing protein — MNHLFYLLSDPMLIVEWDESRWSIVDVNQAFAAFSGFKKSDLMLLDPSTIISTDETTLSFDEAVHQLADEQALSPLLECKLVTKSSTPADIRLSCRKLQLEDRIVYVIICKDLREAKWIDEYILHHKIMVSAVVNERYNIMSFKHYYAPVQQPSSSYLNKSIFELVPDHERSKLKRVLEYAKNNRTAESVDFHLKLGDRCYNADAVVQPFYNGNRTLKNFVVILTSLHMNNQDEDPSYKLRMLMLSKNISVTSLAQSTLISLTTISKIRNGKIKKPQRLTAELIAGELGVRPEMIWSSYKR, encoded by the coding sequence ATGAACCATTTATTTTATTTACTTTCAGATCCTATGCTTATCGTCGAGTGGGACGAATCCCGTTGGTCTATTGTAGACGTCAATCAAGCTTTTGCAGCTTTTTCCGGTTTTAAGAAATCAGATCTTATGCTCCTCGATCCATCTACTATTATATCGACGGATGAGACAACTCTCTCCTTTGATGAAGCCGTACATCAACTTGCTGATGAGCAAGCCCTATCACCGCTTCTTGAATGCAAGCTTGTCACGAAGTCATCGACTCCTGCAGATATACGTTTGTCCTGCCGCAAGCTCCAACTCGAAGACCGCATTGTTTATGTCATCATTTGCAAGGATTTACGGGAAGCCAAATGGATTGACGAATATATTTTGCATCATAAAATAATGGTATCTGCCGTTGTGAATGAGCGCTATAACATTATGAGCTTTAAGCATTATTATGCTCCTGTACAGCAGCCCTCCTCTTCCTATTTGAACAAATCCATATTTGAGCTTGTTCCAGACCATGAACGAAGCAAGCTTAAGAGGGTATTAGAATATGCGAAAAACAACCGAACGGCTGAATCCGTGGACTTTCATCTTAAGCTTGGGGATCGTTGCTATAATGCTGATGCGGTTGTTCAGCCGTTTTACAATGGCAATCGGACGTTAAAAAACTTTGTTGTCATATTAACCAGCCTTCATATGAATAATCAGGATGAGGACCCCTCCTATAAGCTTCGTATGCTTATGCTCAGTAAAAATATATCCGTCACTTCACTCGCTCAGTCAACGCTTATCTCTCTTACGACCATTTCCAAAATTCGCAATGGGAAAATAAAAAAGCCCCAGCGTCTAACGGCAGAATTGATCGCCGGAGAGTTGGGTGTTAGACCCGAAATGATATGGAGCAGCTATAAACGATAA
- a CDS encoding methyl-accepting chemotaxis protein, with protein sequence MNSFREVAAGSQEQLHSFLEISHASEEMALGVQQLAAHTRNIGTISELIGNISKQTNLLALNAAIEAVRAGEHGRGFAVVAEEVRKLSTQSAESVVKIQDLINEIQNDTETAVKAMRMSEAESIEGLASITDTGDAFIQIAHASRDVLEKIQEAVSSSEQLQQVHGRSIHPFPK encoded by the coding sequence ATGAACAGTTTTCGAGAGGTAGCCGCAGGTTCGCAGGAGCAGCTGCATAGCTTTCTAGAAATAAGTCACGCCTCAGAAGAAATGGCTCTCGGTGTACAGCAGCTCGCAGCGCACACCCGAAATATTGGAACCATATCTGAGCTGATTGGAAATATTTCAAAGCAGACAAATCTGCTGGCGCTGAACGCCGCGATTGAGGCGGTAAGAGCGGGAGAGCATGGAAGGGGCTTCGCGGTTGTAGCGGAAGAAGTGCGCAAGCTCTCTACACAGTCAGCGGAATCTGTTGTGAAAATTCAGGATTTGATCAATGAAATTCAGAATGATACAGAAACTGCCGTGAAGGCTATGAGAATGAGTGAAGCTGAATCGATAGAAGGACTGGCAAGTATAACAGATACAGGAGATGCATTCATTCAAATCGCACATGCTTCAAGAGATGTGCTTGAAAAAATTCAGGAGGCAGTATCCTCCTCGGAGCAGCTGCAGCAAGTGCACGGGAGGTCAATTCATCCATTTCCCAAATGA
- a CDS encoding methyl-accepting chemotaxis protein, with protein MPFIKTFKLTFYREGAERAVNVSGDIHKQNNIEIISGLAAATVLVGFLIWYVRRAISIPIQKTAQFLSEVAQGNLSAIVPKVKNRDEIGEMVSASAEMLASLRSAITSVQHALDEHNRFIRRDAGYFRAKSQLSAACNEQFSRGSRRFAGAAA; from the coding sequence ATGCCTTTTATTAAAACATTTAAACTAACATTCTATCGTGAAGGAGCAGAGAGAGCGGTAAACGTTAGCGGGGATATACATAAACAGAACAACATTGAGATCATTAGCGGTCTTGCAGCGGCAACGGTACTTGTCGGATTTCTTATCTGGTACGTTCGCAGAGCGATCTCCATTCCGATTCAGAAAACGGCGCAATTCCTTTCAGAGGTAGCCCAAGGAAATTTATCCGCTATCGTCCCGAAAGTGAAAAATCGTGATGAAATTGGAGAAATGGTCAGTGCTTCCGCTGAAATGCTTGCCTCTCTTCGTTCTGCCATTACGAGTGTACAGCATGCTTTGGATGAACATAACCGCTTCATCAGAAGAGATGCTGGCTATTTCAGAGCAAAATCGCAACTCAGCGCAGCATGCAATGAACAGTTTTCGAGAGGTAGCCGCAGGTTCGCAGGAGCAGCTGCATAG
- the xylB gene encoding xylulokinase encodes MSYVIGIDLGTSAVKVLLVDRDGTVAGEVSRSYPLFHAYSGWSEQRADDWVEGTVEALRELTSTAGIDAQSIEGISFSGQMHGLVLLDGEGNPVRNAILWNDTRTTAQCREIERTLGDKLLSITRNPALEGFTLPKILWVRENEPDAFAKAKLFLLPKDYLRYRLTGELHMDYSDAAGTLLLDVAGKAWSEEVLEAFGIPAELCPPLVESHGLVGTLLPLYADSTGLPSTTKVFAGGADNACGAIGSGILSEGLTLCSIGTSGVILSYENDKTKDFAGKVHFFNHGKEDSFYAMGVTLAAGYSLSWFKKTFAPNESFDQLLEGVGAVKPGAGGLVFTPYLVGERTPHADPLIRASFIGVDGSHERIHFARAVMEGITFSLNESVDMFRSAGKTVDTIISIGGGAQNPVWLQMQADIFNARVVALENEQGPGLGAAMLAAYGAGWFDSLESCANKFVKHADSYSPQPEAVAAYAGIFKVYQQVYEQTKGLNEALAPYRG; translated from the coding sequence ATGAGCTATGTAATCGGTATAGATTTAGGAACGAGCGCCGTTAAAGTGCTGCTTGTTGACCGTGATGGCACGGTAGCTGGGGAAGTCTCCCGCAGCTACCCGCTGTTTCATGCTTACTCCGGGTGGAGCGAGCAGCGGGCAGATGATTGGGTAGAAGGTACAGTTGAGGCTTTGCGTGAATTGACATCAACAGCAGGCATCGATGCCCAGTCAATTGAAGGGATTAGCTTCTCCGGCCAAATGCACGGACTTGTACTGCTGGACGGTGAAGGAAATCCTGTTCGCAACGCTATCTTATGGAATGATACGCGTACAACGGCGCAATGCCGTGAAATTGAACGCACGCTTGGAGACAAGCTGCTTAGCATTACTCGCAATCCAGCTTTGGAGGGCTTTACGCTTCCTAAGATTTTATGGGTTCGCGAGAACGAGCCGGATGCCTTCGCAAAGGCAAAGCTGTTCCTTCTGCCGAAGGATTATCTTCGCTACCGCTTAACAGGCGAGCTTCATATGGATTACTCCGATGCGGCGGGAACGCTTCTTCTTGATGTGGCTGGCAAAGCATGGAGCGAAGAAGTGCTTGAAGCGTTTGGAATCCCGGCCGAACTTTGTCCACCGCTTGTTGAGTCGCATGGACTCGTAGGTACGCTGCTGCCGCTGTATGCTGACAGCACAGGGCTGCCAAGCACGACGAAGGTGTTCGCGGGTGGAGCGGATAATGCATGCGGGGCGATTGGCTCAGGTATTTTATCCGAAGGTTTAACGCTTTGCAGCATTGGTACTTCCGGTGTTATTCTCTCTTATGAGAATGATAAGACGAAGGATTTTGCAGGCAAGGTGCATTTCTTTAATCACGGCAAAGAGGACTCCTTTTATGCAATGGGAGTTACGCTTGCTGCTGGCTACAGCTTGAGCTGGTTTAAGAAAACATTCGCTCCGAATGAATCCTTTGATCAATTGCTCGAAGGTGTAGGTGCAGTGAAGCCGGGAGCTGGCGGATTGGTGTTCACGCCATATCTCGTTGGCGAACGCACCCCACATGCGGATCCGCTCATTCGTGCAAGCTTTATCGGCGTTGACGGCTCACATGAACGCATTCATTTTGCTCGTGCGGTGATGGAAGGCATTACTTTCTCGCTTAATGAGTCAGTCGATATGTTTAGAAGCGCCGGCAAGACGGTCGATACGATCATTTCGATCGGCGGCGGCGCGCAAAACCCAGTATGGCTGCAAATGCAGGCTGATATTTTCAATGCAAGGGTTGTCGCATTAGAGAATGAGCAAGGACCTGGTTTAGGCGCTGCGATGCTTGCTGCATATGGTGCAGGCTGGTTCGACAGCTTGGAGTCCTGTGCGAATAAATTCGTTAAGCATGCAGATTCGTATTCGCCGCAGCCTGAAGCGGTTGCTGCTTATGCAGGCATTTTCAAAGTGTACCAGCAGGTTTATGAGCAAACAAAAGGCTTGAATGAGGCGCTAGCGCCTTATCGCGGCTAG